ACCGCGCGGGGCACGGTGGGAGAGAAGGTGCTGGGGTTGCGCGCGGGCGCGGACGACTACCTGGTGAAGCCCTTCGCCTTCGAGGAGTTGCTGGCACGGCTGGAGGCCCTGTACCGCCGGGGTGACGCCCAGGGCCTGGCGCGGCAGGTGGGTCCGCTGATGCTGGACTCGCGGCGCAGGGTGCTGCGGCACGGGGAGCGCGAGGAGTCACTCACCGGGCGCGAGTTCACCCTCTTCTCGGAGCTGGCCAGCCACGCGGGCGAGGTGCTGGCGCGCTCCACGCTGCTCAGCCACGTCTGGGGAGACAACTTCGATGGGCCGCCGAACATCGTGGACGTGTACGTGGGCTACCTGCGCGGAAAGCTGAAGAAGCTGGCGGTGGAGCCACAGGTGTCCATCCAATCCGTGCGGGGCGTGGGCTTCCGGTTGGTGGTGGAGGGGTAGCGGGGTGAGGCTGGCGACGCGGCTGTGGTTGCTGGGCGCGCTGGTGCCCATCGTGGGCCTCCTGCTGGCGATGCTGCTCGCGGAGTCCTTCTTCGAGACATGGCTGGCGCGTCAGGTGGATCGGGCGCTGCTGTCGCAGGCGGCGGTGGAGTCGGTGAGTCTCTTCGACGGGCCCGGAGGCCAGCCGCACCTGCACCTGCTGAGCTCGCCGCTGGAGGAGGAGGTGCGCCCCTTCGCGCCGATGGCCGAGCTGTTCGATCCCGAGGGCCAGCGCCTGGTGTCCTATCCCTCCACGCTCGAGGGGCTCCACGGGCCGGCGCCCGCGCGACAACCGCCCCAAGCGCCGCCGCGCTTCGAGACGGTACGAGGCGAGGATGGAGCGCGGCTGCGGCAACTCACCCTGGGGGTGCAGGCACCAACGGGCGGGGTGTACCTGCTGCGGTTGTCGGCGTCGCTGGCGCAGCAGGAGTCGGCGGTGCGGGCCTTCCACGCGGTGACGCTGGCGGTGGCGGTGTTGCTGGGCCTGGTGCTGTTCTCGCTCCAGACATGGCAGGCACGGTGGCTGGCCGGGCGGTTGAATCGGTTGCGAGTGCTCATCGGCCGGCTGCGAGAGGGCGCACTGCCCGAGTCCCCGGGGAGCGGCAAGCGCCGAGACGAGGTGTCCGAGGTAGAGGGTGCGCTGCACGAGGCCTCGGCGCGGCTCGCCGAGGCGCGCGAGGCCCAGGAGCAGCTCATCGCCCGGGCGGCGCACGAGCTGCGCACGCCGCTGGCGCTGATGCGCACGAGCCTGGATCTGGCGCTGTGGAAGGAGCGGGATGCCGCCTCGTTGCGCGAGGCGCTGGAGGAGACGCGGCGGGAGGTGGAGCGGCTGAGCGCGCTGGCGGGCAACCTGTTGGACCTGGCCTCGTTCGGGCGTGGCGGCTGGGAGGTGAGGGCCGGGGACCTGCGCGAGGTGGTGGAGGACGCGGCCGCCGCGGCGCGCGCGGAGGCGGAGGCACGGGGCGTCTGGGTGGTGGTCGAAGGCCCCGAGCCGGCTCCCTGCACCTTCCATGCGGCCTCGGTGAGGCAGGCGGTGGACAATCTGCTGGCGAATGCCTTGCGGTACGCCCCGAAGGGGACGGAGCTGTCCGTGCGGTTGGAGCACGAGGGGACCCGGTGGCGGCTGTCGGTCCGGGATCGGGGCCCTGGCATCCCGGTGGAGCACCGGGAGTCGGTCTTCCTGCCATTCCATCGCGTGGAACCCAATGGCTCGGGGACGGGCCTGGGGCTGGCGGTGGTGCAGGAGGTCGCGAAACGCCACGGTGGCCGGGCCTGGGTGGCGGAGGCGACGGGGCCGGGCGCGGAGGTGGTGCTCGAGCTTCCCGCGGAAGGCCCCTCCGCATGAATCTTCTTGACGCCAAGAGCCGTCAGGCCTGGCTTGTCGTAGGGCTCGACGATCCTCGCACCGCTCTGTTTTGGAGAGTGCGAGCCTCTGGGCGTTGAGCCCTCGTGAGTGCCCGAGAGGGATGGGCCGCGAGCCGTGCGCTCCGCTCGCCAGTGCGTCGCACCAGCCCTCGCCGTCACTCGGCGTCCGCGATGCGATCGAGCAGTTCGCTCAACAGCGCGCTTTCGCCTTTCGTGAGAACAGTGATCCGGTCAAGCGAGGCACGCAGCGCCGCGGCCACTGAGCGGACATCCGCGTTCGCCGGTGTAGCCGCCTCGCTCGAGATCGCGTTCACGACCGCCTCGCGCGCAGCATCGGCGAGTCCGAGGTCACGCTGCCCTTCGGGCTGGCGAAGGAGCGTGAGCACGGCCCCGGTGCCCATCGCCGACACGAGGCCGAGAGCCCGCTCTTCACTGACCCGCAGCCGACCCGCGCGCGCGATGTTCCGGATGCGCCGCCGCAGCACATCGTCCCCGTCGCTGACGGCAGGAGACTGCCACGCCAGATGCGGATCGCTGCTCATGATCGCGAACAGCCCTGGATGGCTGAGGCCGAACGCGACGTGCGTGTCCCAGCCATCGCGAAAGTCCTGAAGCGGGTCGGGGTGCGGCGTGCGCACGGACTTCTTCGCCACGTAGCTCTTCATTACGTGCTCGATGACGGCCGCGAGGAGGCCACGCTTGTCGCCGAAGAGCCGGTAGATGGTCGGCGCCTGCACACCGGAGGCGGCGGCCACGGCACGCGTGGTCGCGGCATCCGGACCTCCAGAGGAGATGAGCTCAGCGGCGGCCGCGATGATGCGCGCGCGCGCATCGGGGCTCTCGGTGTCTTCGGCGGCGAACTTCTCGCGATCCTCCATGGGGCTGACATAGCACGCGCCTGCCGGAACGACGCTAACAGCGACTTGATAACGCCGTTACCCGTCGCTATGTTATCAATGGTAACGAAATATTGATTCCATCGTTACATCGAGGAGCGTTCAATGATCGTCGTGACCGGAGCGACAGGCCAGCTCGGCCGTCTCATCGTGGAGAAACTCGTCACCCGCGTCCCGGTGGACCGAGTCGCCGTCAGTGTCCGAGACGTGCGGAAGGCCCAGGATCTGGCGGCACGCGGCGTCCGAGTGCGCAGAGGCGACTTCACGGATCCGAAGAGCCTCGCGCACTCCTTCGAGGGCGCGTCCCAGGTCCTGCTCGTCTCGTCGAATGCGAGTGCGCATGGGGGCGATCCCCTCGCCCAACATCGCGCCGCCATCGACGCCGCACGGTCCGCCGGCGCGCGGCGCATCGTCTACACGAGCCACATGGCCGCGAGCCGTTCGTCGGCGTTTCCCCCGATGCTCGACCATGCGGCGACGGAGCAGATGCTTGGCGAGTCCGGTCTGGCGTGGACCGCGCTTCGCAACGGTTTCTACGCCGCGAGCGCGATGTTCCTGCTGGGGCAGGGCCTGCAGACGGGAGTCTTCGAAGCGCCCGCGGATGGAAAGGTATCCTGGACCACGCACTCCGACCTGGCGGAGGCGGCAGCGGTGATTCTGACGAACGAGGGTCGGTACGACGGGCCCATGCCGCCGCTCACGGCAGCGCAGGCGCTCGACTTCGGAGAGCTGTGCGACGTCGCGTCGAGCCTCCTCGGACGTCCGATTCGTCGAACCACCGTGTCTGAGGACGAGATGCGAGCGAAGCTCGCGGCGTCCGGCATGCCCGCGCCCGCGGTCGCCATCTCGCTCGGTCTCTACCGCGCGAGCCGCAACGGCGAGTTCGCGGCCGTCGATCCCACGCTGCGGCAGTTGCTCGGACGTGAACCGACGAGCATGCGCGAGGTGATCGCCGAGAAGATGGGCCTAACGGCCTGGCGGGCTAGCTCTCGCCCGGGCTTGGACGCGGGGAGTGGGATGCGCACCTGACGCTGGCTCGCCAGGAGGGATGTCCCGGCATGAGGGCCTTTGCGCGCCGATCAAGGCTTGACGGGATGACTGAAGTACAGTTCGGAGGCGATGGTCTGGAATTGGATCTTGCCGTTTTCGACCACGAAGGTGTCGCTGCCGAAGAACGTGTTTTCATTCTTCGGCGTGTAGCGCCAGGTAAGGTAGATGACGCGGCCATTGATGATCGGTTGATCCAGATTGTTCTGGCCGGTGCTGAAAATCTGGAACAACTGGCTGAAGGCCCGGGCGATACCTGCCTTGCCGCGGATGACCTGATTGTTGAGAATCAGGACGGAGCTGTCGGTGTAATCCGACGTGATGGCGGCTACGTCATTGGCCTCCCAGGCCTTGATGTGGTGCTGCCAGACATCCTGGGTGCTCGGGGTGGCGGCCCGTGCCGGAACGCCAAAGGTCAACGTGGCGAGGATGCTGAAGAGAGCGGTATTGAAGGACGTGGTCATCGGGTTTCTCCGTGAAGTGGGTTCTGATGACGCGTCAGGATTAACACGTGACCGATTCAGTCTTGAGCTGGCTTGCTTTCAAAGCTCTTTTGAATTCGCTTCAAAAGCAACGCCGTGGGGCTGGTAGGTGCAAAGGCCCCGGCCGCCATCAGGCGAGCCGGGGTTTTCCTTTTCTCCTGAAGCCGCCAGCGGCAGACGGGCGAGCTGGCCGCGCGTCAGTCGTGCCGCCCCCAGCTGTCGGCCGCGCCCCACACGACGTACCCGGGCATCGCGAAGAACGAGGCCGTGCCGTAGATCTTGTACGCGCCGTTGGAGATTGCGGCCGACTTGACCTTGTCGACGATGTTGCTCACGCGTGACATCGTCTGGTCGGACACGCCCGCGGCCTTGGCGATGTTCACGCGCTCGCTCCAGGCGCCGCTGGCCGCGCCAGTGCCAGCGCTCTTGGCGAAGCCGGTGACCGTGCTCTTGGCAAGCCCCTGGTACCAGGGCTGGTGCTGCTGGACATTGGTGAGGATCGTCGTCACGTCGCTCGACACCGCGCCCGACACTCCGCCCACGACGGCCTTGGCGCCGATGCGCGCGGCGATGCCGCTGGCCCCCTTCTTGCCGGAGAGCCCGCCCGTCGCGAGCCCCCCGAGGCCGCTCACGACCCCTGTCGCGAAGCCCGCGGCGGCGCCAATCCCCATGGCCTCGAAGAAGCCCTTGGCCGTGAAGTCGCGGCCGTGCTGCACGTCGTATTTCAGTCCGGACATCCCGGCGCTCTTGAGCGTGCTCCCCGCGACATTGAGACCGAACTGGGTGAGTTTCGTGGAGATGGACGAGGTCGAGCTCGCCGCGCCCTCGGCCACCGAGGCACCCGCGGCCACCTTGGCCGCCGCCTGCGAGCCCGTCGCCGCCGCTCCGGCCGCCGCGCCCTCCGCTCCAGCCGCCGCGCCCTCCGCTCCGGCCGCCGCGCCCTCCGCCGCGGCCGCCGCGCCCTTCGTCGCGCCTTTCACCGTGCCCTTCACCGCGCCCTTCGCCACGCGCGTCGCCGCGCTCGATGCGCCGCCGGTGAAAAGCGAAAGCCCGATGCCAATGGCCGTGATCGCCACCATGGCCAAACCGATGCCGATCTGCGCCCCGACCGAGAGCTCACCGGTGGGGTCGGTGATGCCGAGCGGATTGTTCGCGGCGAAGATGTAGGGGCTCGCGAACTGCCGCTGCGGATCCGGCGTCACGAAGCGGCGCAGGACCGGGTCGTACATGCGGGCGCGGAAGTTGTAGAGCCCGACCTCGGCGTCCCACTCCTGCCCCTGGAAGAAGTAGGGCGTGGCCGCCAGGTCCCCCTCGGCGAGCGTGAGGCCGCCGAAAGGGGCGTACGCGTAGCGGGCCACGAGCGTGGCGCCCTCCACGACCGCCCACACGGACTGGTCCGGATCCGGGAGCACGAAGCGCGTGGCCGCGCCCACCAGGGCGAGGAGCCCAGACGGCCCCTGGACGAGCACCGTCCAGGACTCACCATCCCGCCGAGCCACGGGGACCAGGCCCGCGCCGAAGAAGTAGACGCTGTCGGCGCCGTCGCGGCGGCGCTTGAGCACGCGCTGCTGGCTCCCGCCGTAGGCGAGCCGGAGCGCGCCGCCGGCCTCGATGCGCGTCGTCATGCTGGTGGCACGGTCGTATCCGAACGTGCGGCCGGCACCCGCCAGGAGCTGGCCGCGCGCGCTCCAGGTGAGCGGCTGGGCCGGCCCCGACCCGACGGTGAGCGACGCGACACGGTCCGAGCCGCCGACGCACGGGGTGGCCACCACGGTGCCGCTCTCCTCGGCCTCCCAGATGTTGCCGCTGGGATCGTAGGAGCGGATGGTCATCGTCGTGGCGCCGGCCGCGGTGAGCAGCCGCCGCTGAGCGTCGTAGCCGAAGACCTCATCCTGGCTGGTGTCCTCGCCGGCGAAGCGCCACCGCACGCCGCGGGTGCGCACGACGCCATCCGCGTCATAGGCGTAGGCGAGCGCGAAGGACTGGTCGCCGGCCGCCGACGTGGTCGTCATCGCGGCCACCTGGCCGGGCGAGGTGTAGTCGACGCGCCGGGTCCACGCGCCCTGCCCCAGCACCTCCCGCTGCACCGCGCCGTCCGCGCTCCAGCCGTAGGCCGCGAGGTCGGCGAGGCCAGCGGCGGTGCCGACGGACACGAGGTGCCCGAGCTCGTCATGGGCGTAGTGGACCGCCGCGAGCGGGGCTCCCTCGGGGAAATCGACGCGGACCACCTCCGAGAGGTTGTCGTACGTGTAGGCGACCGTGCCGTCGGCGGCCGTGGGCCCGTCGAGTGTCATGCGCACCGAGGAGAGGTGCCCGTCGTCGTCGTAGCCGAACACCTCGGTGACCGTGACGTCCCCGTCGTCCCCGGGATTGTTCGCCACCGAGATCCATTTCCTGCCGATGAGGGTGGGCTCGTCCCCGTCGCCGTCGTAGCGCATCGTGACCGCGACCGTGGATCCCTCGGTCGGCCAGTCGGGCTGGTTCGCGCGCAGCCGCAGCGCCGCGGGCTCCCACGCCGCCGAGACGGTGCCCTCCTCCACCATGCGCCCGAGCGCGTCGTACTTGTAGTAGACGAACCACTGCTCGCCCGCATCCATCGCGGGCTGCACGAAGCGCAGCCGCCCGGCCACGTCCGACACGAACCGCGTCTCCCCCGCGTCGGGATCGGCAAGGGACTCGGTGCGCTGGAGGGCGTCCGTGGTCATCCGCTGTGCGTAGGCGCTCGGGTCCTGCTGCGGCCCGCCCACCAGCGCGTTGGGGAGCGCGGTCTGGAGCGTGGCCGCGGGCCCGGACGCGCCCGCCGTGTAGGTCCGGTTGCCCGAAGTGCGCGAGACCTCCTCCCCCACGCTCGACACGTAGGTGCTCGTCACGGTCTGCGTGAGCTGGTCGGTCAGGCGCACGGACCGCGTCTGGACCGGGCTCGTGAGCGTGTCCTGGAAGTACTGGCCGGCCGGGAGGCTCCCCGCCGCGTTCGCGCCGAAACGCAGCCGCGTGGTCTGGCGCTGCTCCTCGGGCACCGAGAGGTCGATCGCATAGGGCTTGCCAGGGCTGCCCTGCTCGATGGACTGCTGCCGGGGCGAGGCCTCGTAGCGCGTGCCCTGGTAGGGGTAGCCCTGGTCGTCCGAGCGAATGATGCCGTCCTCGGTCTGCCCCCGGTAGTAGTCGGCGACGTCGCCCTTCAGTTCCCAGGTGGTGGAGAGATTCGCGAGGAAGTCCTCCACGTCCACGAAGCCGGGCCGGTATTGGAAGACGGGCTGGTGCTGGCCGGAGCCGAACGAGCCGGGGGCGCCCTTCGTCGTCACGAGCTGGCGGTCGAGCGCGTCGTAGACGAGGCCGACCACGAGGCTGTCGGCGCCCTGGAGCTGCTGCACCTGACGCTGTCGGCCGGTGGCGTCGTTGTAGGACACGCCGACGCGGACGCCCTCGACGACGGAGAGATTACGGATGGCGCCCTCCCCGGCGAGCGTGATGGACACGGTGTCCCCGACAGGACGGACCGCCTGACTGTAGAGGAGCTGGCCTCCGGCGAAGAAGAGCACGACGCCATCGCCGACGACGAGGAGCC
Above is a window of Cystobacter fuscus DNA encoding:
- a CDS encoding TetR/AcrR family transcriptional regulator, translating into MEDREKFAAEDTESPDARARIIAAAAELISSGGPDAATTRAVAAASGVQAPTIYRLFGDKRGLLAAVIEHVMKSYVAKKSVRTPHPDPLQDFRDGWDTHVAFGLSHPGLFAIMSSDPHLAWQSPAVSDGDDVLRRRIRNIARAGRLRVSEERALGLVSAMGTGAVLTLLRQPEGQRDLGLADAAREAVVNAISSEAATPANADVRSVAAALRASLDRITVLTKGESALLSELLDRIADAE
- a CDS encoding nuclear transport factor 2 family protein; this translates as MTTSFNTALFSILATLTFGVPARAATPSTQDVWQHHIKAWEANDVAAITSDYTDSSVLILNNQVIRGKAGIARAFSQLFQIFSTGQNNLDQPIINGRVIYLTWRYTPKNENTFFGSDTFVVENGKIQFQTIASELYFSHPVKP
- a CDS encoding sensor histidine kinase, coding for MRLATRLWLLGALVPIVGLLLAMLLAESFFETWLARQVDRALLSQAAVESVSLFDGPGGQPHLHLLSSPLEEEVRPFAPMAELFDPEGQRLVSYPSTLEGLHGPAPARQPPQAPPRFETVRGEDGARLRQLTLGVQAPTGGVYLLRLSASLAQQESAVRAFHAVTLAVAVLLGLVLFSLQTWQARWLAGRLNRLRVLIGRLREGALPESPGSGKRRDEVSEVEGALHEASARLAEAREAQEQLIARAAHELRTPLALMRTSLDLALWKERDAASLREALEETRREVERLSALAGNLLDLASFGRGGWEVRAGDLREVVEDAAAAARAEAEARGVWVVVEGPEPAPCTFHAASVRQAVDNLLANALRYAPKGTELSVRLEHEGTRWRLSVRDRGPGIPVEHRESVFLPFHRVEPNGSGTGLGLAVVQEVAKRHGGRAWVAEATGPGAEVVLELPAEGPSA
- a CDS encoding response regulator transcription factor → MKLLLVEDEEKMARLLRRGLTEAGHQVDVCQRGEDALEQARRIDYDTVLLDWSLPDLDGLAVLRRWREQGLRTPVLMLTARGTVGEKVLGLRAGADDYLVKPFAFEELLARLEALYRRGDAQGLARQVGPLMLDSRRRVLRHGEREESLTGREFTLFSELASHAGEVLARSTLLSHVWGDNFDGPPNIVDVYVGYLRGKLKKLAVEPQVSIQSVRGVGFRLVVEG
- a CDS encoding SDR family oxidoreductase, translated to MIVVTGATGQLGRLIVEKLVTRVPVDRVAVSVRDVRKAQDLAARGVRVRRGDFTDPKSLAHSFEGASQVLLVSSNASAHGGDPLAQHRAAIDAARSAGARRIVYTSHMAASRSSAFPPMLDHAATEQMLGESGLAWTALRNGFYAASAMFLLGQGLQTGVFEAPADGKVSWTTHSDLAEAAAVILTNEGRYDGPMPPLTAAQALDFGELCDVASSLLGRPIRRTTVSEDEMRAKLAASGMPAPAVAISLGLYRASRNGEFAAVDPTLRQLLGREPTSMREVIAEKMGLTAWRASSRPGLDAGSGMRT